The Pseudomonas parafulva genome includes a window with the following:
- a CDS encoding acyclic terpene utilization AtuA family protein, which translates to MKTIRIGAGAGYSGDRIEPAIELAQQGELDYLVFECLAERTIALAQQARLLDPHGGFDPLLGERMRRVLPYVGTGADGTRRRLRIITNMGAANPLGAASEIRRIAAELGMPGIKVAALTGDDVLATLQQRPEQTLDNGATLAELGDRLISANAYVGAAGIVQALQADADVVVTGRVADPSLFLAPQLFEFGWREDDWTLLGRGTLVGHLLECAGQISGGYFADPGVKEVPDLDRLGFPLAEIDATGHAVISKVAGSGGRIDTSTCTEQLLYEVHDPAAYLTPDVTADFSQVAFQALAQDEVRVQGADGRARPEALKVSVGFLDGWIGEGQMSYAGPGAVARGRLAEAIVRKRLQLTGVACDDIRSELIGVSALHGDDLGQRAQGEPWEVRLRVAARCASKSDAVRIGNEVETLYTNGPYGGGGASKSVRQVVAVASLLLPRDAVTLQVHLEEMA; encoded by the coding sequence ATGAAAACCATACGCATCGGCGCTGGCGCCGGCTACTCGGGCGACCGCATCGAGCCGGCCATCGAGTTGGCGCAACAGGGCGAACTGGATTACCTGGTGTTCGAGTGCCTGGCCGAGCGCACCATCGCCCTGGCGCAGCAAGCGCGGCTGCTCGACCCGCACGGTGGTTTCGACCCCCTGCTCGGCGAGCGCATGCGCCGCGTGCTGCCCTATGTAGGCACAGGGGCCGACGGCACGCGGCGGCGCCTGCGCATCATCACCAACATGGGGGCGGCCAACCCACTGGGCGCGGCCAGTGAAATCCGCCGCATTGCGGCTGAACTCGGTATGCCTGGTATCAAGGTAGCGGCGCTGACCGGCGACGATGTGCTCGCCACCTTGCAGCAACGGCCCGAACAGACCCTCGACAACGGCGCCACCCTGGCTGAGCTCGGCGACCGGTTGATTTCAGCCAACGCTTATGTGGGCGCAGCAGGCATTGTGCAGGCCTTGCAGGCCGATGCCGACGTTGTGGTCACTGGCCGGGTGGCCGATCCGTCGCTGTTTCTCGCGCCGCAGCTGTTCGAGTTCGGCTGGCGCGAGGACGACTGGACGTTGCTCGGGCGCGGCACCCTGGTTGGGCACCTGCTCGAATGCGCAGGGCAGATCAGTGGCGGCTACTTCGCCGATCCCGGTGTGAAGGAGGTGCCCGACCTCGACCGCCTCGGTTTCCCACTGGCCGAAATCGATGCAACGGGCCATGCGGTGATCAGCAAGGTGGCCGGTTCCGGCGGGCGCATTGATACTTCTACCTGTACTGAGCAACTGCTGTACGAAGTCCATGACCCGGCCGCTTACCTTACGCCCGATGTGACCGCTGATTTCAGCCAGGTGGCGTTTCAGGCCCTGGCCCAGGATGAGGTCCGGGTGCAGGGCGCTGATGGGCGCGCGCGCCCGGAGGCGTTGAAGGTGTCGGTGGGTTTTCTCGACGGTTGGATCGGCGAAGGGCAGATGTCCTATGCCGGCCCTGGTGCAGTAGCCCGCGGGCGCCTGGCCGAAGCCATCGTACGCAAGCGACTGCAACTGACCGGTGTGGCCTGCGACGACATCCGCAGCGAGCTGATTGGCGTCAGTGCCCTGCACGGTGATGACTTGGGCCAGCGCGCCCAGGGCGAACCCTGGGAGGTGCGGCTGCGTGTGGCGGCGCGCTGCGCCTCCAAAAGCGATGCGGTGCGCATCGGCAACGAGGTGGAAACCCTTTATACCAACGGTCCCTATGGCGGCGGTGGGGCGAGCAAGTCGGTGCGTCAGGTAGTGGCGGTGGCTTCGCTGTTGCTGCCCAGGGACGCGGTGACCTTGCAGGTGCATCTGGAGGAGATGGCATGA
- a CDS encoding CitMHS family transporter, which yields MLATLGVATILCMLVSIMSKRISPLVALIALPIIAALLGGFGLQTSAFIITGIKNVAPVVGMFVFAILFFGIMTDAGMLDPIIDRILKRVGTRPTRIVMGTALLALLVHLDGSGAVTFLVTIPAMLPLYTRLGMDKRILACVTAMAAGVNFLPWTGPVLRSSAALHVPVADLFQPLIPVQIVGLIFVFACAYWLGRREERRLGLGRDQLDVTPHQRTLTDAERELRKSRLFWPNLLLTLVVMGIMIAGVVDPVVMFMVGTVLALCLNYPNVDAQRARIDAHAKTALTMASILLAAGVFTGIMQGTGMLKAMAEVAVGQIPAGHGQLIPAVVGFLSMPLSLLFDPDSFYFGIMPVVAEVGRALGVDPMQVAQASLLGVHTTGFPVSPLTPATFLLVGLCKIELADHQRFTIPFLFAASVLMTLTALVIGVF from the coding sequence ATGCTCGCCACCCTCGGTGTCGCCACTATCCTGTGCATGCTCGTGAGCATCATGAGCAAGCGCATCTCTCCCTTGGTCGCCCTGATTGCCCTGCCCATCATCGCGGCGCTGCTCGGCGGCTTCGGCCTGCAGACCAGCGCCTTCATCATCACCGGCATCAAGAACGTCGCCCCGGTCGTGGGCATGTTCGTCTTTGCCATCTTGTTCTTCGGCATCATGACCGACGCCGGCATGCTTGACCCGATCATTGATCGCATCCTCAAGCGCGTCGGCACACGCCCGACGCGCATCGTCATGGGCACGGCCTTGCTGGCCTTGCTGGTGCATCTGGACGGTTCGGGCGCAGTGACCTTCCTGGTGACCATTCCGGCGATGCTGCCGCTGTACACGCGCCTTGGCATGGACAAGCGCATTCTGGCCTGCGTCACGGCCATGGCGGCCGGGGTCAACTTCCTGCCCTGGACCGGCCCGGTGCTGCGCTCATCGGCAGCGCTGCACGTGCCGGTGGCCGACCTGTTCCAGCCGCTGATTCCGGTGCAGATCGTCGGGCTGATCTTTGTCTTCGCCTGTGCCTACTGGCTTGGGCGCCGCGAAGAACGGCGCCTGGGCCTGGGCCGGGACCAACTCGACGTCACGCCGCATCAACGTACGCTCACTGACGCCGAGCGCGAGCTGCGCAAGTCCCGCCTGTTCTGGCCCAACCTGCTGCTGACCCTGGTGGTGATGGGGATCATGATCGCAGGGGTGGTGGACCCGGTGGTGATGTTCATGGTCGGCACCGTGCTTGCCTTGTGCCTGAACTACCCCAACGTGGACGCGCAGCGGGCGCGCATCGACGCCCATGCCAAGACCGCCCTGACCATGGCCAGCATTCTTCTGGCCGCTGGGGTCTTCACCGGCATCATGCAAGGCACCGGCATGCTCAAGGCCATGGCCGAGGTGGCGGTGGGGCAGATTCCCGCAGGGCACGGCCAACTGATTCCTGCGGTGGTCGGCTTTCTGTCCATGCCTTTGAGCCTGCTGTTCGACCCGGATTCGTTCTATTTCGGCATCATGCCGGTGGTCGCCGAGGTGGGCAGGGCCTTGGGCGTGGACCCGATGCAAGTGGCCCAGGCTTCGCTTCTGGGTGTGCACACCACGGGCTTTCCGGTCAGCCCACTGACCCCCGCGACCTTCCTGCTGGTCGGCCTGTGCAAGATCGAACTGGCCGATCACCAACGCTTTACCATCCCTTTCCTGTTCGCGGCCTCGGTCCTGATGACCTTGACCGCCCTGGTCATTGGAGTTTTCTAG
- a CDS encoding LysR family transcriptional regulator produces MKNAIQLIRAFLAVAQTGNFSKAAVALNLSPSALTVQIRQLEDWLGVTLLERSPRHVGLTAAGQHALLPMEKLLLDLDNIVEAARDHATSRRGVLTIAALPSLCSGLLPGVVQRFRERFPGIEVRLRDVVAQRIDTLVLEQEVDFGLGVQARPTQGLAFKALLEDRLCLYVPHDHPLARRTAVTLAEAAAYPMLLTGRDSSVRNLVERLFADARLPLAAGLEANYMSTVLALVRQGQGVALLPESADEGRDEVSKVVVDHPGVVREIGVITRAEQVMAPAGVEFLRLLKP; encoded by the coding sequence ATGAAAAATGCGATCCAGCTCATCCGCGCGTTCCTGGCCGTGGCGCAAACCGGCAACTTTTCCAAAGCGGCCGTGGCCTTGAACCTGTCGCCTTCGGCGCTCACCGTGCAGATTCGCCAACTCGAAGACTGGCTCGGGGTGACTTTGCTCGAACGCAGCCCGCGCCACGTCGGCCTGACCGCTGCCGGTCAGCATGCATTGCTGCCGATGGAAAAGTTGCTGCTCGACCTGGACAACATCGTCGAAGCGGCCCGCGACCATGCCACCTCCCGTCGGGGCGTACTGACCATCGCGGCCCTGCCCTCACTATGCTCGGGGCTGCTGCCAGGCGTGGTGCAGCGCTTTCGCGAACGCTTCCCCGGCATCGAGGTCCGGCTGCGCGACGTGGTAGCCCAGCGCATCGATACGCTGGTGCTGGAGCAAGAAGTGGATTTCGGCCTGGGTGTACAGGCGCGGCCTACCCAGGGGCTGGCGTTCAAGGCCCTGCTCGAAGATCGCCTGTGCCTGTACGTGCCGCACGACCACCCCTTGGCCAGGCGGACAGCGGTGACCCTGGCCGAAGCGGCGGCATACCCCATGCTGCTGACCGGACGGGACAGCAGCGTGCGCAACCTGGTCGAGCGGCTGTTCGCCGACGCGCGCCTGCCCCTGGCGGCAGGGCTTGAAGCCAATTACATGTCGACGGTGCTGGCCCTGGTGCGCCAGGGCCAGGGTGTTGCATTGTTGCCCGAGTCGGCCGACGAGGGCCGTGACGAAGTGAGCAAGGTGGTGGTGGATCATCCGGGCGTGGTACGCGAGATCGGCGTCATCACGCGGGCCGAACAGGTGATGGCGCCGGCCGGTGTGGAATTCCTGCGATTGCTCAAGC